A genomic window from Betta splendens chromosome 17, fBetSpl5.4, whole genome shotgun sequence includes:
- the LOC114844618 gene encoding Golgi reassembly-stacking protein 2-like, translating to MGGSQSVEIPGGGSEGYHVLRVQENSPGHRAGLEPFFDFIVSINNTRLNKDNDTLKDLLKASVEKPVKMLVYSSKTLELRESTVTPSNLWGGQGLLGVSIRFCSFEGANENVWHVLEVEPNSPAALAGLRPHTDYIIGADTVMNESEDLFSLIESHEGKGLKLYVYNTDTDNCREVVITPNGSWGGEGSLGCGIGYGYLHRIPTRPFEEGKMISFPGNAPSDPVSPLKDGFTEVQLSAVTPPPTVSTVPTGIENSLSGLSISTAPPTMASELQTGLPTVPLLPSSTSPSLSPLTPLNPASASFNPTTTLPGLMPLPLPNLNLPLPDLSALSLAGTSPLPPSIGTSVPPLAQFPPLNLPGLATLPPLPAMLPSQLPPLLSQGVTPLLPNSTNALSATVTSPVTDPAPAFIPPTDAASTNATESLAPTETTLISS from the exons ATGGGGGGGTCACAGAGTGTGGAGATCCCGGGGGGAGGCTCCGAGGGGTACCACGTCCTCCGG GTTCAGGAAAATTCTCCCGGACACCGCGCAGGACTGGAGCCTTTCTTCGACTTCATTGTCTCTATCAATAACACTAGATTG AACAAAGACAACGACACCTTGAAGGACCTACTCAAAGCCAGTGTGGAGAAACCGGTGAAGATGCTTGTTTACTCGTCAAAGACCCTGGAGCTGAGAGAATCCACTGTGACTCCCAGCAATCTCTGGGGAGGGCAGGGTTTACTGGGTGTGTCTATCCGCTTCTGTAGCTTTGAAGGAGCAAATGAAAACGTCTGGCATGTGCTG GAAGTGGAGCCTAATTCCCCAGCCGCCCTCGCTGGCTTGCGACCGCACACCGACTACATCATTGGAGCAGATACTGTCATGAATGAG TCAGAAGACCTGTTCTCTCTGATAGAGAGCCACGAGGGGAAAGGCCTGAAGCTCTATGTGTACAACACGGACACTGACAACTGCAGAGAAGTGGTCATCACAcccaacggttcctggggtgGAGAGGGAAG CTTGGGTTGTGGAATTGGCTACGGATACCTTCACAGGATTCCTACCCGGCCCTTTGAAGAGGGGAAGATGATCAGCTTCCCTGGCAATGCTCCCAGCGATCCTGTCAGTCCGCTGAAGGATGGATTCACTGAG GTCCAGCTTTCAGCAGTGACCCCTCCTCCTACTGTGTCCACAGTCCCCACAGGCATAGAAAATTCATTGTCTGGTCTGTCAATAAGCACAGCCCCGCCTACTATGGCCAGTGAGCTGCAAACAG GTTTGCCTACAGTCCCTCTGCTTCCTTCCTCAACTAGTCCCTCTCTCAGCCCCCTCACTCCACTGAATCCAGCATCTGCCAGCTTCAACCCCACCACCACACTACCAG GTCTGATGCCCCTGCCGCTTCCTAACCTGAACCTTCCACTCCCAGACCTCAGTGCTTTGTCACTAGCAGGCACTAGCCCCTTACCGCCATCAATAGGAACATCAG TTCCACCTCTGGCCCAATTCCCACCCCTCAACCTTCCAGGTCTGGCCACGTTGCCCCCCCTACCGGCCATGCTGCCTTCccagctgcctcctctcctctcacagGGAGTGACTCCCCTTTTGCCCAACTCCACTAATGCCCTGTCAGCCACAGTCACATCGCCTGTGACTGACCCAGCTCCTGCCTTCATTCCACCCACAGATGCAGCCTCCACAAACGCAACAGAATCACTGGCCCCTACGGAAACAACATTAATATCTTCGTAA
- the LOC114844581 gene encoding glutamate decarboxylase 1-like isoform X2: protein MASSEPRATGVDQDPNSANLRPPSARFLQKNNSLEEKGRLAGKSFLSCDNSDRDARFRHAETDFSNLFARDLLPAKNGEEPTIQFLLEIVDILTNYVKKTFDRSTKVLDFHHPHQLLEGMEGFNLELSDQPESLEQILVDCRDTLKYGVRTGHPRFFNQLSSGLDIIGLAGEWLTSTANTNMFTYEIAPVFVLMEQLTLKKMREMIGWPGGEGDGLFSPGGAISNMYSVMIARYKYYPEVKTKGMSAAPRLVLFTSEHSHYSIKKAGAALGFGTENVILLSTDERGRVIPADLEAKIIDAKQKGHVPLFVNATAGSTVYGAFDPINEIADICEKYNLWLHVDGAWGGGLLMSRKHRHKLNGIERANSVTWNPHKMMGVPLQCSAILVREKGILAGCNSMCAGYLFQPDKQYDVTYDTGDKAIQCGRHVDIFKFWLMWKAKGTVGFEQHIDKCLDLSQYLYNKIKNREGYEMVFDGVPQHTNVCFWYIPPGLRGMPDGDERRERLHRVAPKIKALMMESGTTMVGYQPQGNKVNFFRMVVSNPAVTQSDIDFLIDEIERLGHDL from the exons ATGGCTTCGTCTGAACCCAGAGCCACCGGAGTGGACCAGGACCCCAACTCCGCAAATTTAAGACCTCCGTCAGCAA GGTTCctccagaagaacaacagcctggaggagaaggggaggCTCGCAGGCAAGAGCTTTCTTTCGTGCGACAATAGCGACAGGGACGCGCGCTTCCGCCACGCCGAGACTGACTTCTCCAACCTGTTCGCCAGAG ACCTTCTGCCAGCCAAAAATGGAGAGGAGCCCACCATACAGTTTCTGCTGGAGATTGTTGACATCCTCACTAATTATGTCAAGAAGACGTTTGACCGGTCCACCAAGGTGCTTGACTTCCACCACCCTCACCAACTCCTGGAGGGTATGGAGGGCTTCAACCTGGAGCTGTCCGACCAGCCGGAGTCTCTGGAGCAGATCCTGGTGGACTGCAGAGACACGCTTAAGTACGGCGTCCGGACAG GTCACCCACGTTTTTTCAACCAGCTGTCGTCTGGTCTGGACATCATCGGACTGGCCGGGGAGTGGCTCACCTCCACCGCTAACACAAACAT gttCACCTATGAAATTGCTCCAGTGTTCGTGTTGATGGAGCAGCTGACTCTGAAGAAAATGCGAGAGATGATTGGTTGGCCCGGGGGAGAAGGGGACGGCCTCTTTTCACCAG gGGGCGCTATCTCCAACATGTACAGTGTGATGATCGCACGATACAAGTATTACCCCGAGGTCAAGACCAAGGGCATGTCCGCTGCTCCCCGGCTTGTCCTGTTCACGTCTGAGCAC AGTCACTACTCCATAAAaaaggctggagctgctctggGCTTTGGTACTGAAAACGTAATCCTGCTGAGCACAGATGAGAG AGGAAGAGTAATTCCTGCAGATCTGGAGGCCAAGATCATTGATGCTAAACAGAAG GGTCATGTGCCATTGTTTGTGAATGCCACCGCTGGCTCCACTGTGTATGGAGCATTCGACCCCATCAATGAGATCGCCGACATCTGCGAGAAGTACAACCTCTGGCTCCATGTCGAC GGAGCATGGGGTGGTGGATTGCTGATGTCCAGGAAGCACCGCCATAAGCTTAATGGAATTGAAAG GGCCAACTCTGTGACGTGGAATCCTCACAAGATGATGGGCGTGCCCCTTCAGTGCTCTGCCATCCTGGTCAGAGAAAAG GGGATCCTGGCAGGCTGCAACTCCATGTGCGCTGGCTACTTGTTCCAGCCAGACAAACAGTACGATGTCACGTACGACACCGGGGACAAAGCCATCCAGTGTGGCCGCCACGTCGACATCTTCAAATTCTGGCTGATGTGGAAGGCCAAG GGCACCGTAGGGTTTGAGCAGCACATTGACAAGTGTCTGGACCTTTCTCAGTACCTGTACAACAAGATCAAGAACAGGGAGGGGTATGAGATGGTGTTTGATGGAGTG CCCCAACACACCAATGTTTGCTTCTGGTACATCCCACCCGGGCTCAGAGGAATGCCAGACGGCGACGAGCGGAGAGAGAGGCTCCACAGG GTGGCACCAAAGATTAAGGCATTGATGATGGAGTCCGGGACCACCATGGTGGGCTACCAGCCTCAGGGTAACAAGGTCAACTTCTTCCGTATGGTGGTCTCCAACCCCGCGGTCACCCAGTCCGACATCGACTTCCTCATAGACGAGATTGAGAGGCTGGGTCACGACCTGTAG
- the LOC114844581 gene encoding glutamate decarboxylase 1-like isoform X1 — protein sequence MASSEPRATGVDQDPNSANLRPPSATYEYAWMHGCTRKLGMKICGFLQKNNSLEEKGRLAGKSFLSCDNSDRDARFRHAETDFSNLFARDLLPAKNGEEPTIQFLLEIVDILTNYVKKTFDRSTKVLDFHHPHQLLEGMEGFNLELSDQPESLEQILVDCRDTLKYGVRTGHPRFFNQLSSGLDIIGLAGEWLTSTANTNMFTYEIAPVFVLMEQLTLKKMREMIGWPGGEGDGLFSPGGAISNMYSVMIARYKYYPEVKTKGMSAAPRLVLFTSEHSHYSIKKAGAALGFGTENVILLSTDERGRVIPADLEAKIIDAKQKGHVPLFVNATAGSTVYGAFDPINEIADICEKYNLWLHVDGAWGGGLLMSRKHRHKLNGIERANSVTWNPHKMMGVPLQCSAILVREKGILAGCNSMCAGYLFQPDKQYDVTYDTGDKAIQCGRHVDIFKFWLMWKAKGTVGFEQHIDKCLDLSQYLYNKIKNREGYEMVFDGVPQHTNVCFWYIPPGLRGMPDGDERRERLHRVAPKIKALMMESGTTMVGYQPQGNKVNFFRMVVSNPAVTQSDIDFLIDEIERLGHDL from the exons ATGGCTTCGTCTGAACCCAGAGCCACCGGAGTGGACCAGGACCCCAACTCCGCAAATTTAAGACCTCCGTCAGCAA CTTACGAATATGCGTGGATGCACGGATGCACACGGAAACTGGGGATGAAGATTTGTG GGTTCctccagaagaacaacagcctggaggagaaggggaggCTCGCAGGCAAGAGCTTTCTTTCGTGCGACAATAGCGACAGGGACGCGCGCTTCCGCCACGCCGAGACTGACTTCTCCAACCTGTTCGCCAGAG ACCTTCTGCCAGCCAAAAATGGAGAGGAGCCCACCATACAGTTTCTGCTGGAGATTGTTGACATCCTCACTAATTATGTCAAGAAGACGTTTGACCGGTCCACCAAGGTGCTTGACTTCCACCACCCTCACCAACTCCTGGAGGGTATGGAGGGCTTCAACCTGGAGCTGTCCGACCAGCCGGAGTCTCTGGAGCAGATCCTGGTGGACTGCAGAGACACGCTTAAGTACGGCGTCCGGACAG GTCACCCACGTTTTTTCAACCAGCTGTCGTCTGGTCTGGACATCATCGGACTGGCCGGGGAGTGGCTCACCTCCACCGCTAACACAAACAT gttCACCTATGAAATTGCTCCAGTGTTCGTGTTGATGGAGCAGCTGACTCTGAAGAAAATGCGAGAGATGATTGGTTGGCCCGGGGGAGAAGGGGACGGCCTCTTTTCACCAG gGGGCGCTATCTCCAACATGTACAGTGTGATGATCGCACGATACAAGTATTACCCCGAGGTCAAGACCAAGGGCATGTCCGCTGCTCCCCGGCTTGTCCTGTTCACGTCTGAGCAC AGTCACTACTCCATAAAaaaggctggagctgctctggGCTTTGGTACTGAAAACGTAATCCTGCTGAGCACAGATGAGAG AGGAAGAGTAATTCCTGCAGATCTGGAGGCCAAGATCATTGATGCTAAACAGAAG GGTCATGTGCCATTGTTTGTGAATGCCACCGCTGGCTCCACTGTGTATGGAGCATTCGACCCCATCAATGAGATCGCCGACATCTGCGAGAAGTACAACCTCTGGCTCCATGTCGAC GGAGCATGGGGTGGTGGATTGCTGATGTCCAGGAAGCACCGCCATAAGCTTAATGGAATTGAAAG GGCCAACTCTGTGACGTGGAATCCTCACAAGATGATGGGCGTGCCCCTTCAGTGCTCTGCCATCCTGGTCAGAGAAAAG GGGATCCTGGCAGGCTGCAACTCCATGTGCGCTGGCTACTTGTTCCAGCCAGACAAACAGTACGATGTCACGTACGACACCGGGGACAAAGCCATCCAGTGTGGCCGCCACGTCGACATCTTCAAATTCTGGCTGATGTGGAAGGCCAAG GGCACCGTAGGGTTTGAGCAGCACATTGACAAGTGTCTGGACCTTTCTCAGTACCTGTACAACAAGATCAAGAACAGGGAGGGGTATGAGATGGTGTTTGATGGAGTG CCCCAACACACCAATGTTTGCTTCTGGTACATCCCACCCGGGCTCAGAGGAATGCCAGACGGCGACGAGCGGAGAGAGAGGCTCCACAGG GTGGCACCAAAGATTAAGGCATTGATGATGGAGTCCGGGACCACCATGGTGGGCTACCAGCCTCAGGGTAACAAGGTCAACTTCTTCCGTATGGTGGTCTCCAACCCCGCGGTCACCCAGTCCGACATCGACTTCCTCATAGACGAGATTGAGAGGCTGGGTCACGACCTGTAG